A segment of the Cenarchaeum symbiosum A genome:
TCTCCAGATTTATCTATCTGTCCTACCGTGTTTACCTTTTCACGTAGGGCAACATCCCCCTTGCTACCTTTGTATTCGCTCATCACATCTGAATCCACGCGGCACATATGCTCCTTGTCCTTCAGCTCGGCCACGTCAAAAGATATGTCCGTCTTGAAAAAATTCTCTATCCGTGCTGCCGTACTGGTCGTATTGCAGATTGTAATCATCACCGGCGGAACACGTGAATCCTTCATAATGTCCCACTTCTTCCGCCAGTCGGCCCCTAGCAATGCATACCCGTTCCTTACAAGGTCAGGCAGCTTTCGGTGTGGGTCGCGGGCCACCTGCAGGTCGGTTGTGACAGTTTCATCGGCGTATATGTGATAATACTTGGTCTCATCCGTGATTATGGGCTTGATCACATCGTCAGCCGCAGGCATGCGCGGGGTCTTGACCAGTCCGGATTCTATGGCATCGTTGAGTGAAAAGTCGCTGATTATCCAGCCGAACAGGTCGTCCTCCCCGCTGAGCCTCCCCGACGGTATGAACGGGGTGGCGGTAAAATCAAAGCATCCCCGTATATTTCTGGCCTTGTGTATCTTGTCAAGGCCGCCCATCCATAGCGTGGCTATCATCTCGTCATCCGTCAGATTCTCATTATCACCGCCGTTCTTGCGCCAGGCATGGTGTGCTTCGTCATTTATCACCATGACGTTGTCATGCCTGTGTCCGAGTATGCGGCGTGCCACGTCCTCATCGCTTTCCGGTCCCTTGCGTACGACGCCGTTGTTGGTTTCTGATTTCTTGAACTTGTGCCAGTTTGTTATGGTAATATGGCCCTCCCGGAGTCTGTCGTATAGTGGTTCTGGAACAAGCTCGTATTTCAGATAGTAATTATCTGACTTCATATAATCCAGCACTCCGAGTCTCTGCGTTACTGTAATGTTGGGTGCCACCATGAGAAAGTATTTGGAAAAGCGAGAATCAGTAGGACGGTCCAACTTGTTGAGTGTCATCCATGTGATAAGCATGCCCATGACTATCGTCTTGCCGGTGCCCGTGGCCATCTTGAAGCATCTGCGCGCAAATTCTCCGCCGTCCCTTGGTATATTGAGGTCCAGTTTTTCATTGTCATCTGCTTCTGTAAGCCAAATTATGGTCTCCATGGCCTCTATCTGGCAGAAAAATAACCTTCGTACACGTTTTTCGTCCTTCCAGAATTTTAACAGCATCCTGGTAACCGTTGTTATTCCGGGGTAGCCATCATTTCTCCATCTCTTGACCCGTGGACGTATATCATTTACCAGCTTTATGTGAATACTCTTCCCACGTGCAAGCTTATTGTCGGTTTCAGATGCCTTTACATATCCCGCTGGACGTCTATTAGAGGTCAGTTCATAATTTTGTCTCTCATCATTCCAGCGCCAGTGTTTTTTGGGCTCATCATATGGGCCGGTTATGATTAACTGCTTAATTTTTTCCACTTTTGACCTCCATTACACACATGGATTCTATCCCTCTATCATCAACTATCTTTACTGCCACCCTGTTCTTTTTCCCCGGTTTAAACGGAATCGATTTACTTCCCTTGTATGTCTCCAAATAATCTGGTTCTATGTAATCATTGAGTGTCTTGTATAAATTTGACCATGTATCCTTTCCGCCCATTGGAAAGAATACTTGCTGGGGATAGACACTTCTTCCGTCGTAATCTGTATCTAACATCCACATTACTACGTGAGAGATGTCACCTGATACTATCTTGTCATTGGCTATGTCATAGAAATCAAAACCCAGAACAGACACCGTGTACATACCATTGCCTTCATCTATCTTTATTTCGGGCTGCCCCACTATCATGAAATCATCCCCCCCTGATTTGTTCTTCTTTAGGTGACCTACGAAATTATCCGCATTCATTTGTGCCTTTAGGAATGTCACACCGTTTAGTTCAAGATTGTCTATGTTATTTGCTGCCTCCGGATCAAACTGCATTCCTCCAAAAACTACAACATCCGGCTTCTTCTTCATCTTCTTTACTTCTTCAAACACACCGGTTACTTGACGTGTCTCAAATGGATAGTGCTCTGGCCCAAACGATATCATGACGTTTCTGTGCGCCGTCTCGTTGGTTATGCCTCTGGCATGAATATACCTAGTGGTTGGAAATGATGACACCTCAATAAATTCTATCTTTTCACCATTTCTTCCTCTTATTCCGGATGCATGTAATTTTGCTCTCCATTCCTCCTGTCTTTTGTTTATTGTCGCAATATGCGTGCCTCTAGTTCTCTTATCATATAGCGCATCTATAGATATTGCCATGGGGGACGGCACCGCCTCTACAGTAAAGGGCCCTGATACACGCATTTTGTTTTTATCCTCATCTGGGTTACCGTGTAGAACTATTGATTCCGGCTCTACATCATACGCAAGCGAACTCGCCGATATTTTCTGGAAGATGCCATCAGGCGTACTGTGTAAAAATCCCGAGTCAACTCCCCGTCCAGGATATCGCAATTTATAATATTTGTATTTTGATGCCATAATTCTTCTTTTGGCTAGTGTTATTGCTACACGCTGGGTATCTACTGTTATCCATCTCCTGCCATATTCTTCTGATACGTATGCGGTTGTACCGGATCCGCATGTTGGATCGAATACGAGGTCTCCGGGATCTGTTGTCATAAGCATGAATCGTCTTATGGTTTTTGCCGTTGTTTGTACCACGTATGTTTTCCCTTCAAATCCGCCCGATGTTGTATCTAGCCACATATTGTTTAATTGTTCATAATTTGTCTCGTGAAAATAACTAACTCGATTAATTGTGTTTCCACTAACAACAAGTCGATTCTTTTTTTCCAGATTTTTTATACCATCTTCTTTGATGCTCCATGATCTATTTGCAGGAGGCTTGTATTTTTTATTATTAAACACATACGTGTACTGATTCGATTGACCACCTTGTGATACAAGTGCAACAATTCTATATATTTTTGAACCCTCCGGCAAAAGATTAGGGTTTCGACGTTCTTCTGGGCTCATTCTTCTTCTCTCTCCATTTATCTCTACAAATCTATAATTTGGGTCATTTATTGGAAATGATCTTTTTTCATAAATAGGATTATATTTTAATTCTGACTTGTTTTTTGCGTACCATATAATGTAGTCACAGACTATGGGTATAGATGACTTGGTAATCGATGTTGCTGTTGTTCTATATTGTATAATGCCTACAAAATTCTTTTTCCCAAAGACTTCATCCATTAACATTCTTACATAATGCATATTCTCATCTGATATTTGGACTCCTATGCTTCCAGATACTTTCAGTAATTCCCTAGACAGAACTAGCCTATCTCTCAAATATGATATGTATGAGTGTATTTCAAGATCCCATGTATCCTTAAATGCATGGATGGTTTCCGGCGTATATGCTAAATCTTTATCACTGCCATCCTTAACTTCTTTCTTGGATACAAACGGTTGGAAATTTGATCCATATTTTATGCCATAAGGAGGGTCGATGTAAATCATCTGAACCGTATCTGCCATTCGTTCCTTACGCAATAACGAATTCATTACCAGCAAAGAGTCGCCTCCAATCAATCTGTTGGACCAGCCATTTTTATGCTGATAGAACTGTATAGCTTTTTCTTCTATAGGGTTGTTCTCTTCGGTCTCAAAATAACTTTCAAATGTTTCCTGCCTACCTGTTTCCTTTTTCATTACCTTGTCAAGTATTGTGGATGTGTCAATTCTCTCGTGGACATGCAATGAAACGGTTGGTATCTGAAGTTTCTCGGCCTCATATTTGCCAGTCCATTCCATTGTGGGATCTTGATGAGAGCTGTACTTGTACGTGGTTGGAATCTCGTCTTGGTCGCGTTCGTAATTTGTTAGACCAACAGGGGGGTTATTGCGACGCTTCTTTTCTTCATGTTTGTAGGATGATATCTTTTCTTTTGATGTAAGTGGGGGAGATCTCTTTTTCCGGTTGTGTTTTTTGCCAGCACTCTTCTTTTGGGTTGCTGCTCCAACGCTTATGGGGCGACACCACCGTTATAACTCCTTTGAATTGTGCCGGTTTGCTCACTTTGTGTTTGAAGTTGGAGTGAGTAAGAGTGAGTAAGAGTGAGTAAGAGTGAGTAAGAGTGAGTAAGAGTGAGTAAGAGTGAGTAAATACCCGTTCATACGAACCGCTCTATTTTGAGCTCATAAAAACATTTTTACCGCGTTTATAAGCTACTTTAGTCCTTTTCCGTGTCTCCGCCTATTCCCAGTCATGCCCTCGTCTGGCCCTCTTTTCCCCTTGGATATTCGTGATAGTACAAGAATCTGCTTCCAATCTGCTCCCTGCTTGTGTTATACCTAGACATGCCTGCCACCTTCCACGTACTCAAAATAATTATACATTTTTTGATGGTCTTTTGATCTAGTTGCAGTTTGTTGACAAGACATATTCTTCCTTTGTAGTCCGCCCAAGCTCCTGCCGTATCTCCTTAACTCTCCACCGGCCTATGTCTATCCGCACCGCAACATACTCCAGCTCGAACCACAAGGACTACTTCCTGACCTGTATGCCTCCTGCAGACCCACAGTGTTTCTGGATCCTTTTGCCGTCCTAAAACACCACCGTATTCCCTCTAGGTGTAAGGTGTTGCTATGTTGAACGTATAAGTGACATCAAGTACGCCACTCTCATTCCGACTCTCACCTTCCAGTGGGGCTGCCGCAAACTGTATTGCCCTATCAGGATCGTCTCTGTCTCTATCATTTTGTTCAAGATTCTGTATCCTGAATATCACAAGGTCACTATCTCCTACCCCGACCCATGTAGGTCACAAAGCTTTCTGCTGTGTTGACACCGGTTATCCAAACATCTTTCATTTCAGCAATTCCTGTTTCTGAATCATGTTCAATGTTGGTACCGGCTACACAACTGCCGTCCAGTTTGAACAGTACTACCACATTACCAATTTCATTCTTGATCAGACTGTGTCCATATTTCTAGACACCATTCCGATCTCTCCACATTGTCACAGCCCCAGCAGTGATCTGAAGAACTCTGTTATTGCACCCATTATACCATGTTCCTGCCGGGATTCGGATTGTCCGGTTTCCACCTGCGTTGCTGCAGGAGTGGGGGCTTCAGGATCCTCAGCGCCGGTGGCCGTGTCTGATTCTTCATGCTCTGTGAGCGTGATCGATTCCACCTCCAGTTTAGACTCTGCGGAAACGGTCTCGGGCTCTGGATCCATCTCGGGTTCTGGGACTGCCACCGGCTCTGGATCCATCTCAGGTTCCAGTACCACCTGTACCGGGATTATCACCTCCGGCGCGGGTCCCGTATCTGGTGCATTCACGGGTGCAGATGACGGGTTTATCCTGTATACTTTGTCATGGGAGGCAAGTATTATGCCGGAGTTGTCCCGGAGCTGCATGCTCATGGTTCCAGAGAACTCGCCTTCCAGGGGCACGGCAAGGCTCTCAAAGGAGCCGTCACTATCATCCCGGTATGACGCCCCGGAGGGGGATATCAGCGACTGCACGTCGCACGTGTACAGGCTGCCGGATGCGGCCGCATCCCCCTCGCATTCCCTGTCAAAGAACGCCCCTATCCTGTTATAGTATATCTTGGCCTGGCCGTCTTCACTGGATATGATGACCTCCATGTCGTATACGTCGAGGTCATCTGCTGACAGGGGGGATATCACCAGGGGCATGTTCGTCCCTATGATTATCTCGGAGCTCCCCCTTGATGCGTCCTCTCCATCGGCCGTAAACTCCAGCGAGACATCGCGCCCTATGCTCGTTATACCGGTGGAGGTTCCGCCGCCACCGCCTCCTCCGCCGCCCCTGGGGCGGGGATCGGGCTGGGGATTGGGTTGGGAAACAGGCTGGGGATCAGGCTGGAGAGTGTTGGACGCAAAAGCAATTTGATGGTCCATGGAAACTGTCTCAACCATGGCAGGCGCATCAGGACCCCTCATACCATTCCCGTCTTGCTCTACCGTTGGTTGTGGGATCTGCTCTTTTGGCTCGTACCGGCTTATGGAACTGTCCCCTGCCACAAAGAGCCCCGTGCCGTCAGCCGAGAAGGAAAGCCCGCTGGCCTCCTGCCTTCCGGTATAGAACGAGCCCAGGTATTCCGCCTGATCCAGGTTGTATGCACTGCCAAGATCATGGCCGTATACGTGCCTGTACTGCGAGACAAACATGCGCATACCATCGGGCGAGAACTCCAGCCCTGAGGGCTGCCATATGTGCTCCTCCAGATCGTACGAGCCGGAAGGTACAGGGGAGGTGATGTTGTATGGAGAGGGGAGGCTGTAGCGGCGGATGGATTCCCCGGCAACCACAAAGACGTACATGCCCCCATCAGAAAAGGCAATGCCGCCCGTCCCGTGTACGCCCTCCAGTTCAAACGAGCCGGAGGCTGCTGGCTCGGGCAAGTAATACGGGGAGGACAGGCCGTAGCTGTGGACGGAGGCATTCTTGGCTTCCTGAACGTATTGGTTGCTGTTATATCCATACGAGTACTTGTATCCGCCGTGCCTGGTCACAAACATTGTGCTTCCGTCTGCCGAAAAGGCAATGCCAGCCGCGTCGTCATCGCCCCCCAGCCGGCCCATACCCACATACAGTGGACTAGTCGTGTTGTACGGCGAGGTGAGGTTGTAGCGGTACACAGCATCATGGCCCGCTATCCCCGCGAACATGGCCATGCCGTCGGCCGAGAAGGCCACGTCGTAGACACTTCCGGACGAATCCAAGCCGTTGCGCGAGGTTACAAGCCTAGACAAATCTATGGTAAATGGTATGGGTAATTCATATTCTTGCACATAGTCCTCCTGCAGTATGAACATCTTGGTACCATTGCCTGAGAATGCCAGTCCGGTCGCATCATTGTCCCGCAGGTCTACTGATCCTGATCTGTTCAGCGAGGACAGGTTGTACGGCTCGGCTAGGTCGTACTGATCCAGCATACTATACTCCATCAAGAACAACCTCGTTCCCTCCGGCGAGAAGACCATGCCTTGGATTGATGTCTGGGTTTCTTGCGTTGAGTTGTATTCCGCCGTGGATACATTATACGGCACAGCCAGCTTGTATGTCTGTATATTCCTGTAATCAGATATGAACATCAGGTCCCCTGCCGTAGAGAAATAAATCCCTGACCGGTAGTAATATCTGGTATCTAAATTATGCGACCCGACCTGCAGCGGCGCGATGATCTCATATGGTTCGGACAGGGAGTATGCGTGCACCGACGAGTGCCCGCTATTCACGTATGATAGTACGAACAGCATGGTGCCATTAGGCGAGAAGGAAAAGCCAATGGGACTGCCGTCTTCCGGACCTATGTATACGGAATCCACAAATGAGGAGTCGGTGGTATTGTACGGCTGCGACAGATCGTACCTGTACATGTGTTGGTCTCCTCTGCCCAGCATGAACATCTGGGTGCCGTCATCAGAGAAGGCTAGCCCCCTAAAATAATTATCTCGCCCTCCGGTATGAAATATTATATCACGTTCCGGAGCGGCAATGTCATACGTATGGGGCAGGTGATATTCTTGCACATAGTCCTCCTGCAGTATGAACATC
Coding sequences within it:
- a CDS encoding adenine specific DNA methylase (COG2189) — its product is MEWTGKYEAEKLQIPTVSLHVHERIDTSTILDKVMKKETGRQETFESYFETEENNPIEEKAIQFYQHKNGWSNRLIGGDSLLVMNSLLRKERMADTVQMIYIDPPYGIKYGSNFQPFVSKKEVKDGSDKDLAYTPETIHAFKDTWDLEIHSYISYLRDRLVLSRELLKVSGSIGVQISDENMHYVRMLMDEVFGKKNFVGIIQYRTTATSITKSSIPIVCDYIIWYAKNKSELKYNPIYEKRSFPINDPNYRFVEINGERRRMSPEERRNPNLLPEGSKIYRIVALVSQGGQSNQYTYVFNNKKYKPPANRSWSIKEDGIKNLEKKNRLVVSGNTINRVSYFHETNYEQLNNMWLDTTSGGFEGKTYVVQTTAKTIRRFMLMTTDPGDLVFDPTCGSGTTAYVSEEYGRRWITVDTQRVAITLAKRRIMASKYKYYKLRYPGRGVDSGFLHSTPDGIFQKISASSLAYDVEPESIVLHGNPDEDKNKMRVSGPFTVEAVPSPMAISIDALYDKRTRGTHIATINKRQEEWRAKLHASGIRGRNGEKIEFIEVSSFPTTRYIHARGITNETAHRNVMISFGPEHYPFETRQVTGVFEEVKKMKKKPDVVVFGGMQFDPEAANNIDNLELNGVTFLKAQMNADNFVGHLKKNKSGGDDFMIVGQPEIKIDEGNGMYTVSVLGFDFYDIANDKIVSGDISHVVMWMLDTDYDGRSVYPQQVFFPMGGKDTWSNLYKTLNDYIEPDYLETYKGSKSIPFKPGKKNRVAVKIVDDRGIESMCVMEVKSGKN